In the genome of Populus alba chromosome 11, ASM523922v2, whole genome shotgun sequence, one region contains:
- the LOC140954193 gene encoding G-type lectin S-receptor-like serine/threonine-protein kinase At4g27290, giving the protein MNPLISSNGNFKLGFFSPGNSPSRYIGIWFNKIAANGNLVVVDSKGRTPLWSTNISIPNANSSAKLLPSGNLVLVVKNNSGNSESIVWQSFDYPTDTILPGMRFGLNRETGLNQFLTSWKSSDEPAPGDFSFGLNPNGSPQYFLYMNLAPYWRGGPWNGRSLSGTPDLSTGSRANRADFNNEAGLFNYSFVSNKQGTYIHFHLRNTSVFSSLVLEPTGIVKRVTWREDSQDWALFWLEPDDSCDVYANCGSYSMCNFNNAIKCSCLPGFEPLSPHDWSTRCVEKRKFQCGKGAGEGFLKMANVKIPDAIGTTRLHEFELERV; this is encoded by the exons ATGAATCCCCTCATATCCTCCAATGGAAATTTCAAGCTAGGCTTCTTTAGTCCAGGCAACTCTCCAAGCCGGTACATTGGAATATGGTTCAACAAG ATTGCTGCAAATGGAAATCTGGTTGTTGTTGATAGCAAAGGAAGGACTCCTCTTTGGTCCACCAACATTTCTATTCCAAATGCCAACTCATCTGCCAAGCTCTTACCTTCAGGCAACCTTGTTTTGGTGGTCAAGAACAACTCAGGTAACTCTGAATCCATTGTATGGCAAAGCTTTGATTATCCTACTGATACTATCTTGCCTGGAATGAGATTTGGCTTGAACCGGGAAACTGGTTTAAATCAATTCCTAACTTCATGGAAATCAAGTGATGAGCCGGCACCTGGAGATTTCTCATTTGGGCTTAACCCAAATGGTTCACCTCAGTACTTCTTGTACATGAATCTGGCTCCATATTGGCGAGGTGGACCATGGAACGGTAGGAGCCTGAGTGGTACACCTGATCTATCAACCGGGTCAAGAGCAAATCGTGCAGACTTCAACAATGAGGCTGGTTTGTTCAACTATAGTTTTGTCAGCAACAAGCAAGGAACTTACATCCATTTCCATCTAAGAAACACTTCTGTTTTCTCTTCACTAGTGCTAGAACCTACTGGCATAGTTAAGCGAGTCACATGGCGTGAAGATAGCCAGGATTGGGCTTTGTTTTGGCTTGAACCCGATGACTCATGTGATGTTTACGCAAACTGTGGCTCTTATTCTATGTGCAACTTCAACAACGCAATAAAGTGCTCATGCTTACCAGGATTTGAACCTCTTTCACCTCATGATTGGAGTACTAGATGTGTAGAGAAGAGAAAATTCCAATGTGGGAAGGGTGCAGGAGAAGGGTTCTTGAAGATGGCTAATGTGAAGATTCCTGATGCTATTGGGACCACACGTTTACACGAATTTGAGCTTGAAAGAGTGTGA